The following are encoded together in the Humulus lupulus chromosome 5, drHumLupu1.1, whole genome shotgun sequence genome:
- the LOC133779147 gene encoding uncharacterized protein LOC133779147 yields MAQPQPQTPPPTPLLVTYGFKPVYERFRKQAPQNFEGKAHPIVANDWLRSVEAIFDHMELNDRQRVSCAVYLLKMEARIWWDVIKQTRDLNTMTWVEFVQTFNKKYYRAAMLATKVDEFVTLVQGNLSVIDYAQKFDRLEKFSPEVVPTETLRVQRFVRCNALDNQDRYTVSFK; encoded by the coding sequence ATGGCGCAGCCTCAGCCGCAAACTCCACCGCCTACACCACTGCTTGTAACTTATGGGTTCAAGCCAGTGTATGAACGTTTTAGAAAACAAGCCCCACAAAACTTTGAAGGGAAAGCTCATCCAATAGTGGCAAATGATTGGTTAAGATCGGTCGAGGCCATTTTCGATCATATGGAGTTGAATGATCGCCAAAGAGTCTCCTgtgcagtttatttacttaagatGGAAGCACGGATATGGTGGGATGTAATTAAACAGACCCGTGACttgaataccatgacttgggtaGAATTTGTCCAGACTTttaacaagaagtattacaggGCGGCCATGCTAGCAACCAAGGTAGATGAGTTTGTAACTCTGGTACAAGGAAACCTCTCTGTCATTGATTATGCACAAAAGTTCGATAGGTTGGAAAAATTTTCTCCTGAAGTTGTGCCAACTGAAACTCTGCGAGTCCAAAGGTTCGTaaggtgtaatgccctggataaccaagaccgttacactgtgtctTTTAAATAG